The Sinomicrobium kalidii region GGATAAGGTGGAAGAAGCGGAAGATGTTGCTGCTGCCGAAGAATGATTATCCTGGGAATACAAAGGCATAAACACTGAATACAGGGCGCTTCCGGATGGAAGTGCCCTTATGTTTTACCTCGTTATATACAACCAAATACAATATATAAGATGCTGATAGAAATCTGTGCCAATTCATTTTTATCTGCCCGAAATGCACAACTCGCCGGGGCAGACCGTATAGAACTTTGTGCCGAACTGGGCGTGGGGGGAATTACACCGTCTCACGGACTGATAAAAAAGATAACGGAAGAGCTCGATATCCCGGTCAATGTGCTTATCCGGCCCAGAAGCGGCAATTTTTGCTATGATGATGCGGAGTTTGACATTATGAAAAGGGATATAGCATTTTGTAAAGAAGCAGGCTGTGCCGGCATTGTCTCCGGGATACTGACTTCGGATAATGAGCCGGATGAAGAACGAACAAGGGAACTTGTGGAATTGACACGACCACTTACTTTTACATTTCACCGGGCTTTTGACTGGGTCACTGATCCTCTGCAAACCGCTGATTTATTGAAAACACTGGAAGTGGACCGGATTTTGACTTCAGGCCAAAAAACTGTTGCTGCCCTCGGGATGGATCTGCTTGTGGCCTTGCGGGAAAAGTGTGAGGGCAAACCCGTGATTATGCCGGGAGGAGGGATCAATGAAAATAATATCGCAGATTTTGTGCGGAACGGATTCGGGGAAGTCCATTTTTCGGCCACTGTTTTTCGTCAGGTGCTTCACAATACCCCGGAAATTTCCATGAACAGTCCCAAATTTCTGGACGAAACGGCAATACCATTTTCCGATATAGATAAAATCAGGCGTATATCAGACAGATTAAAACAGGAAACAGAAAGCTAACTTCCCTGTACGGGGATTTTCATATAAGCTACAAAACAATGTTTCTTGATCCCGGTTTGCAACGCAAAATTGTTTTGATACAAAAGGAACAAACGGCGTTTTACATTCTTGATCCCTATGCCACCCCTGGGTTTTATGGAGTCGTCTTCCGGGTTTATGGTGTTTTTAATGAGGAAATGAAGGCTGTTGTCACCCGGAAGTGATTTAAAGGTGATGTCTATATGCATTTCTTTGTCTGCATTGCCGCCGTGCTTAAAACAGTTTTCAATAAACGGTAAAAATAACAGTGGCGGGGTTTTTACTTCTTCAATGTTCCCGATGATATTCAGGCTAAGTCCGATATTTCCGCGCCGCAGTTCTTCCAGGTTCACATAGCTGTTGATATACCGGATTTCCCGGGTGAGGTGAATGTTCCGTTCCTGTACTTCATAAAGCACATACTGCATAATTTCCGAAAGTTTTACTACTACCCGTGGTGCATTGTCAGACTTTTGCAAGGTAAGTGCGTAGAGGCTGTTCAGCGTGTTAAAGAAAAAGTGCGGCTGTATCTGGGCACGCAGGTATTTTATTTCGGTCTGCAGTTGCAGTTTCTGTAGTTCGTCCCGCTGATTCTTTACCGATATCCAGTCTATGGTCAGTTTTATGGCAGAAACAAATGCTACCACATAAAGTTCGCCCAACACAACGGTTATAAAGTGATTGAGGCTCGGGGCCGTCTGCCCTTCGGGAGCTTCCGGCCAGATGGTTTTGTCAATAAACCAATACATCATCCCTGTTTTGAGAAAATAAAAGAAAACGGAAGAAAGCAGTATCCAGGCAATGTAAGCTATGATTTTCTTCCGGGCAATGTATTTCGGGATAAGGACATAGATATGCCAGTAACAAAACAGGATGCTGACGAAAAAACTGACCAGGTTGGATTTTGCCGAATACGTATAGTCGTTAAAATAACTCCCCCAACGGATGGTATTGAAAATGTAATAGAGTATCCAGAAGATAAAATGATATTTTACCGGGATGGTATAGTTGTATGCGATCGGGCCGGAAGTGTTTTTCATGCTTTACGGTTTTTAATGGCCGGTTGATGTCATAGACGGGCGGGGTTCACATTAGGTTAAACGGTGTGTGTTTTTCCGGATTCAAGGTAAAAAAGAAATGTTGTAATGTTAATATTAAGGGTGAATTTTTATTTGATTATCGTTTGTCTACGAATACGTGCCGTCTGTTGTATAAAAAGCGTCATTTATATAAATAATTTTTAACAAAAATTTAATACTGTTAGTTTAGGCTCACTAACTAAAGTCAATTTTTCATTGTGAAGTGCACACGAATTTTTCCGGTAACCTTCTCTGGAAAATTCCTGTAATCGTGAAATTTTACGATGGGATGTTCTTTGTCAAATCAAAAAAGCAAAAACAAATGAAGAGAATTTTAGTAATGAGCCTGTGTTTCCTGTTCATGTCGGTACTCGTATATGGTCAGGAAGGGACGGTTACCGGAACGGTGGTTTCCAAAAAGGATCAGACACCGTTGCCGGGAGTAAACATTCTGGTGGTCGGGGAACCTGTAGGGACCTCAACCGACTTTGACGGAAATTATACGATAGAGGTCTCTGAGGGACAGCAACTGCAGTTTTCCTATCTGGGATTTGTTGCGCATACTGTTACTGTGGGAAGCGAATCGGTCATTGATGTGCAATTGGAAGAAGACGCTTCCCAACTGGATGAGGTCGTGGTAACGGCGCTGGGTATTTCCAGGGAAAAGAAAGCCCTGGGATATGCGGTTACCGAGTTGAAATCTGAAGAGATCAACACGATAAAAGACCATAACGTGGCCAATTCACTTGTGGGTAAAGTGGCCGGGGTAGTTGTAAACCAGTCCGGCGGAGTCGGTTCGGGGTCTCGGATCACTATCCGGGGGAACAATAGTATCACCGGAAATAATCAGGCTCTTATTGTTGTAGATGGTATTCCCATTGATGCTACCGGAGCCGATTCCGGAGGAGATGTATACAGCAGTACGGTTACCGGAGGAGGGATAACCGACATAAATCCCGAAGATGTGGAATCAGTTTCCATACTCAAAGGTCCCAATGCTGCCGCGCTCTACGGGTCCAGGGCAGGTAACGGGGTAATATTAATTACGACCAAAAAAGGTAGTAAAGGACAGGGGCTGGGTATCTCCGTCAATTCTAATGTTACCCTGGAAAATGTAATGTTCCTCCCCGATTACCAGAATATTTACGGGCAGGGGACAAACGGGGTTCCGTATCCGAACCTTAGCGATATGGGCGGCGCCTCATGGGGAAGTGAACTGGACGGTTCACAGCAGTTGTATTATACCGGGGAGGAAAGAGCGTATAATGCCCAACCGGATAATGTGAAGGACTTTTTTGAAACCGGGCTAAAGAGTATAAATTCCCTTTCCATAGAAAAGGGAGGTGATGCATATAGTGTAAGATTTTCCTATACCAATAACAACACTACTTCCGTAATTCCGGATTCCAAATTGAACAGTCATAGTTTTAATCTCCGGGGATTGGTAGACCTCACTGACAAGCTGAGCTTTGACGGTAAGGCCACATATTTTACCCAGGAACTGAACAACCGTGTATCTCTGGGTTCCGAAGGAGTCCTGGCATACGTGTATTACATGCCGAGAAATATCAGGGTAAAGGGGCTGAAAAACTACCAGATGGAGAACCCTTCCGTATATGATCCCCAGAACGGTCTGAGCGATTATGACGTTATTAGTTATGCAGGACAGGGAAAGAGTACCGGAAATCCGTATTGGATGTTGAATAAGGATACCAACGATGAAAGAAGGTCGAGATTTCTGGGATTTGCAAAACTGAATTATCAGTTTAACGACTGGTTATCGGCGTTTATCCGTATTGGTAGCGATGTTACCAATATAAGGACAGATCTGATAAACCAGGTAGGGCATCATTTCAACAGGTATGGTTCGCTGGCATTCGGAACATCCAAAAATACCGAATTAAATGCGGACTTTTTGTTTTCTGTCAATAAGGACCTGAGTGAAAAGCTGAACCTTTCGGCCAATGTAGGGGGGAACCTTTCCAAACGGACAAACGAAAATATGTCGGTTTCCGGACGACAGTTTAAAATACCTACCCGGGCATTGCTGGCCAACACTTCTGTACAGACCAGTACACATACTCCCTTATCGGTTAAAAAGGTGAATTCACTGTACGGAGCATTTAGTTTCGCTTATGACGACTTTGTGTATCTGGACCTGACCGCAAGAAACGACTGGTCTTCCACATTACCCAAAGACAACAGGTCCTTTTTTTATCCTTCGGCCAGTTTCTCCGTGTTGGCAGACCGGTTTCTGGATCCTGAAAAAAACACTTTCGATCTCTTTAAGCTGAGAGCAGGATGGGCAGAGGTAGGAAATGATACGGATCCGTATCAACTCAGGCAGACATTTAGCATCAGTCAGCAGGGATATCTGGGACTTACCGTTCTGGATCCTCCGAATGTCAAGGCTAACGCCAACCTGAAACCGGAAAGTGTAAAATCACTTGAATTCGGGGTAGAAGCCAGAATGTTCGGGAACCGTCTCTATGCCGATTTCTCTGTATATAGAATTGTGACCAACGATCTTATTTTTGACGTACCGGTAAATCCGGCAACAGGCTATAATTTTTTCAGGGAAAATGTAGGGGAAACAGAAAACAAAGGGGTAGAATTGCTCATTGGAGGTGTCCCTGTTCGGAATGAGGACTTTAGCTGGGATATAGCCTTTAATTTCTCCAGGAATAAGAACAGGCTGAACAAATTGATAGACGGCCTGGATTCCTACGTGTTTAATACGAGTAATAGCGGAAACGTATCGCTCCGGGCACAGGTGGACGGAGCTATAGGAGACATCTACGGAACTACATGGAAAACCGATGAGAACGGGAACCTGCTGGTAAATGCCGAAGGAAGGCCTGTGCAGTCCACCGAACAAGAACATCTCGGGAACTCCCAGCCGGACTGGATAGGAGGATTGACCAATACATTTTCATACAAAAACTTTTCGTTCCGGTTTCTGGTAGACGCCAGGATAGGCGGCGAGATTTATTCGGCTACTTCGGCTGCCCTCGACGGTAACGGGGTTTCGGAAAGAAGTTTACTGTACCGCGATGGAGGTGTAGTGGTTGATGCTATCAATGAAGGAACAGGAGAGCAGAATGCCGAAAATATTACAGCCCAGGAATACTGGAGTAATTATTCGGGTATCGCAGCACCTTATATATACGACCAGACCAATGTCCGGCTCAGGGAATTTTCGCTGAACTACAATGTTCCGAAAAGTTTTGTACAGAAACTGGGGTTAAATTCAGCTTCATTGGGATTGATTGGCAGAAACCTGTTTTTCTTCTATAAGAAGGCCAAAGATATAGACCCGGATGCCACATTGGGAACCGGGCTTACCGGACAGGGTATTTCACTGAATAATGTACCTACGGTACGGAGTCTTGGCGTAAATGTAAATCTTAAATTTTAAAAGGAAACACCATGAAAAAGATAATAAACAGTTTATATTTATCCGTATTGGTCCTTCTTATATCGGCAGGTTGTTCCGATTTTGAAGAGATAAACGAACGACCGGACGAGTTTCCCTCAGAAGAAGTAAGCGCAAAATTCTTTCTCACCGGTCTCCAGATCGGGTTGTATGCTCCCGACCGTTTTCCGTATTGGCGTGCTCAACTGATTCATGCCGATCGTTTTGCAGGGCATTTTACTTTTGGTTTTAACGGTTGCTGGTGGAATGACGGGCTGGCCTATACTTATGATATAGGATATACCGATGCTGCCTATGACTGGATAGCAAATTACATCGTAAAACTAAGTGCCTTCATCAATTTTGTACAAGAGGGCGGCGAACTGGAAAATGATAAGTTTTATGCTATTGCCTTGATAATGAAGGGGCTTTATTATCAGATGTTTACAGATACATTCGGAATGGTGTCATATTCTGAGGCCTTAAATCCGGACATTATCACCCCCGGGTACGATAGTCAGGCCGACATCTATGAGGGGGTTATTGCAGAACTTGAAGAAGCCATGACCATTATAGGAGAGGCTTCCGCTACGGGAGAAGGAGTGGAGTTGCTCACAAATAACGACCTTTTCTTTAACGGGGATTTGCAAAAGTGGAAAAAACTGGCCAACAGTCTAAAATTGAGGATGGCTTTGAGGGCACAGGGGGCATCCGGGGCTTCCTTTGCGGAAACGGCAGTTGACGAAGCCATGCAGCAAGGACTTTTAATTGCCGAAGCAGATAATGTGCTCATGGAAAAGGATACCGAAATAGACCAGTTCCAGAATGCGGTATACGGTGATGTATGGCATAATTTCGGAGTAGGCTCCAACTGGACCGTAGGCAAAACCCTTATTGATTACCTGAGAAACAACAATGATCCCAGGCTGTTCAAATATGCCCGACCCATAGACGGCGGGGAAGTGGTTTTTGCCAAACCTGCCGGAGGACAGGGAGAAGCACTGTTTGACAAGCATGTCGATTTTATTGTGGAACAACTGGACAATGCGGGGGTGCCTTATAGCAGGACCGACGGGGCAGATGAGGTTACCGTTACAGTTGAAGAAGGAGAATATTATGTAGGACAGCCCACCAGGCTTAATGCCGACATATATACGCATGTGAAAGAGGCCCTTTTTTCCCGTCCGGCAGATATCATTATCAATCCGAAAAACCAGGGGCTTCCCATTTTTCCAGAGGTGGTCTTTACTGCTGCCGAAGGTAATTTTTTACAGGCAGAAGCCATTGTTAAGGGGTTAGCTGCCGGAGATGCCCAATCCTTGTACCAGGAAGGGATTCGCCAGGCTATGCTGATGTGGGGTGTGAGTGAAGGAGATATAGATACTTTCCTTGCCACAGAAGACATGGCGCTCCTAAATGGAACCCCGGAGGAAAACCTGGAAAAAATTGCCATTCAGCGATGGATCGCTGCTTATACCGATGGCTTTGAAGCCTGGGCCATAGTCCGGGACACCGGATATCCGTCCGAATTGTACCAGGGAGTGTCCGATTATGATATTTTTAGTGCGGGAACGCTTAATGGCGCCTATCCCCAGCGAATGAGGTACGGGACCAATGCCTATAATACGAACGGTGAGAATACCCGGGAAGCTAACCAGGTACAGGGGCCGGATGAACAGACAACAAAACTCTGGTGGGCCAGATAACAGTGTCCGCTCACTGTGTTATTTTAACCGGAGCGGGGATGTAACAAACGTCCCCGCTTTTTCTTTAACATTACCATAACAAAGGATATTCCCCGAATACCTTACTTTTATACCTTTAAAACTAAAAGGTTACGTATGTGGAATTGGGTTCTCTTTGTTTTTTTGTATATCCTTTTGGGATTTTATGCATTTCAGGCGGTCCGGGTACTTACCAAGAGCCCTTTTGTGTTGTATGCCTATCTGCTTTTTTCGCTCGTAATAGTAGCTAATTTTATATATCATTTCGCCATTTTGGGGGCAGAAAGGGGAATCAGTGGTGCTGCGAGTTATGCCCTGGCATACCTGTTTATCCTTATCCTTTTTCAGCTTATCGTGGTTGTTTTCCTGTTCGGGGAGGACCTGGTGCGTCTCGGTATTGGCGCGTTTCATAAATTAAGTGGCTCCGCGGAAAAATCCGGAATGCCTTCAAGGCGAAAATTTTTAAGTGTCGTTGCCCTGGGGGTGGCGGCCATACCCTTTACCAGTCTTCTGTACGGGATGTTCAGGGGCAAATACGATTTCCGGGTGCTGAAATACACCCTGGAATTCGACGACCTTCCCGATGCTTTCGACGGGTATAAGATCACACAGATATCAGACATTCATAGCGGTAGTTTTGACAACAGGGAAAAGGTGGACTATGCCATAGACCTGATAAACCGGCAGGAAGGAGATGTGCTTCTTTTTACCGGGGATATGGTTAACAATAAAGCAGATGAGATGCTGCCCTGGATGGAGAGCTTTTCCAGGTTAAAGGCCCGTGACGGCAAGTATTCCATATTGGGTAACCATGACTACGGGGATTATGCAGACTGGAACAGTGAAGAAGACAAGGCTGCAAACCTGGAATATTTAAAAGAGTTGCAACGGCAACTCGGTTTTGACCTGTTGCTGAACGAAAGCAGGTTCCTGGAAAGGAAAAAAGATAAGATAGCCCTGATCGGTGTGGAAAACTGGGGCGCAGGTGGTTTTAAAAAGGCAGGTGACCTGGAGAAGGCCATACGGAATGTAGATGAGGATGCCTTTAAAATACTGATGAGCCACGATCCCTCACATTGGGAGAAGGAAGTGATAAAACACCCGTACCACTACCACCTTACACTGAGCGGGCATACTCACGGTATGCAATTTGGTGTGGAAATCCCCGGTCTGGTAAAATGGAGCCCTATCAAATGGCGCTATAAATACTGGGCGGGTATTTACAGGGAAATGGGGCAGTATATCAACGTGAACCGGGGATTGGGCTTTATAGGTTATCCCGGAAGAGTGGGGATATGGCCTGAAATTTCTGTGATAGAACTAAAAAAGGCCGGAAAATCTGCATAATTCGCAGAAAATACTACATTTGTAATACTAATCCCTTGTTAAAATGTCAAAATTCGGTGAATTAATAGATATCAGTATTCCGGTACTGCTGGATTTTTATACTGACTGGAACGAGGCATCGACGGCAATGCACCCCGTACTCAGGGACGTAGCTGCAGCGCTGGGCGATAAGGCGAAAGTGATAAAAATTGATGTGGACAAAAACCAGGAGTTGGCCAACGCCCTTCGGGTTAAGGGATTGCCTACACTGATGATCTATAAAGAAGGAGAAATGGTGTGGCGGCAGAGTGGCGAACTGGATGCCAATACGCTGATTGGTCTGCTACAGGAATATGTGCAATAAAATATGTTGGAATTCCCCTCCGGCAGGCCATTTCTGGTAATACCGGAGGGAAGTCTTTCTGTTATTCCGACATTTCTTTCTTTATAACTTCCGGATCCGGCAGTTCTTTATATCCCATTTGATAGAGTGTAAACCCGAAAATGTCTGCCGTCTGTTCGATAGTCTTGCTTATCGGGGTGCCCGCCCCGTGACCTGCATTGGTTTCTATCCGTATCAGTACCGGGTTGGTGCCCGTTTGTTTTTCCTGTAGTGTTGCGGCAAACTTAAAACTGTGTGCAGGCACTACGCGGTCATCGTGGTCGGCTGTTGTTATCAGTGTTGCGGGATATTCCGTGCCTTCCTTAATGTTGTGCAGCGGAGAATAGCCCAGGAGATATTTGAACATCGCTTCACTGTCTTCCGAGGTGCCGTAGTCATAAGCCCATCCCGCCCCTGCGGTAAATTTGTGATAGCGAAGCATATCCAGTACGCCCACGGCCGGTAAGGCTACCTTCATCAGGTCGGGCCGCTGGGTCATGGTGGCTCCTACGAGCAGTCCGCCGTTAGACCCTCCCCGTATGGCCAGGTATTCCGGAGAAGTATATTTGTTATCTATCAGGTATTCCGCGGCAGCTATAAAATCGTCAAATACGTTTTGTTTTTGCATTTTAGTCCCGGCAACATGCCATTTTTTACCGTATTCCCCGCCTCCGCGGATGTTGGGTACGGCATAGATGCCGCCCTGTTCCAGCCAGATGGCATTGGTGGTACTGAAATAGGGCTGCAGGCTGATGTTGAAACCACCGTAACCATACAGCATGGCAGGGTTCTTTCCGTTGAGTTCGGTCCCTTTTTTGTAAGTGATGATCATGGGGATACGGGTGCCGTCTTTGGAAGTGTAGAATACCTGTTCCGAGGTGTAGTTGTCCGGATTGAAATCTATTTCGGGCTTCCAGTACAATTCAGACTTGCCGCTGCCGGCATCATAAGTATAAATATTGCCCGGTGTATTGTAGTTGGTAAAGGAGTAATACAGGGTTTTTTGGTCTTCTTTGCCGCCAAATCCTCCGGCCGTCCCTATTCCGGGGAGCTCTATTTCCCGTATTTTACGACCTTCATAGTCGTATTGGTAAACTTTGGATATGGCATCGACCATATATTCGGCAAAGAGGTATCCCCCGCCTTTGGAAATACTGAGGACATTTTCGGTTTCCGGAATGAGGTCTTTCCAGTTCTCCGGTACGGGATCGGCGGCATCCGTGGTAACCACTTTTTGATTGGGAGCATCCAGGTTGGTGACAATGTAAAGGGTTGTTCCTTTGTTGTCGAGCAGATAAGAATCGTTCTTTTCGTGATCTATAATGGGGACCAGTTCCGCACCGGGTGATTGCAAATCTTTTAGAAACAGTTTGTTTCCGGAAGTCGAATTTGCAGCGCTGATCGCCAGATAGCGTTCGTCTTCCGTTACTTTTGCCCTTATATAGCGGTGTTTTTCTTCCGGTTTTCCGCCATAGATCAGGATATCTTCACTTTGCGGGGTTCCGAGTTTGTGGTAATACAATTTGTGTTGGTCGGTTTTGGCAGAGAGCTCACTGCCTTCGGGTTTGTCATAGCTGGAATAGTAGACCCCTTCCCTGCCTTTCCACGAAACCCCGCTGAATTTAATATCCCTCAGCGTATCTTCTATGATTTCTCTGGAAGCAGCATTCATAACAATGACTTTTCGCCAGTCACTGCCGCCTTCGGATATGGAATACGCAAGCAAATCACCGTCTTTGGAAAAATTCAGTCCGCCCAGCGAAACGGTGCCGTCTTCCGAAAAAGTATTCGGATCAAGGAAAACTTCCTCGGTCCCCTCTGCATTTTTCCGGTACAGTACCGACTGATCTTGCAATCCGTCGTTTTTAAAATAGTAGGTGTAATCGCCCTCTTTAAAAGGGGAAGACACCTTTTCGTAGTTCCAGAGGTATTCCAGTCGCTCCTTGAGCTGTTGCCGGAAAGGTAGCTGTTCCAGGTAATCAAAAGTAACCTTGTTCTCCGCTTTAACCCATGCTGCCGTTTCGGGAGACCTGTCGTCCTCCAGCCAGCGATAAGGGTCTTTTACTTCGGTATTGAAATATGTATCGGTAGTGTCTGTTTTTCTGGTTTCGGGATATGTTACGGCCATGTCTTTTTTTGCTGTTTTTTCACAGGAACACCATATAAGCGGCATTACAATGATGAGGATGATTCGTTTTTTCATTTTGATTGTGATTGAAGAGAATATAGATATCAAAAATAACATAAAATCAATCCGGAAAGAAAGGACCTGTACATTTTTTGTTAAGATGTCCTAAAACGTTGTGACGAAGTGTTTAAAATGCTTAATATTGTATATATTTAAATGCCCCGACCTGCATTTTCACTGTTGTTCCGGATTTTAACGTATGAGGTTAATAAAGGCGGAGAGAAGGAAAAGTTTTATAAAGAAAGGGTCTGGTGGTATAAAGAACACCAAAACCAAACCCCTGAAAATAACATGAAATACTTTTCTGCCCTGTTCCTGAAATGTATCTTTTTTTTGACCGTAAATACGGTTACAGGTCAGGAACAGATAAAGGATACCTTGTTTGGCAAGACCTATGAAGAGTTGAACACCCTGTTTTTTGAATGGCTTCCCGAAGATACTTTAACAGCGAGGAAAATTGCCGCTACATATATTGAAAAAGGCCGTGCAGAAAAGGATTCGGTGCGTATGGCCAAGGGATATTACTACTATGCCTCAAGGTTCGGCCCGGAAATGGGATTGCAATATGCTGACACTATTATAGCCTTGACTGAAAATTCAACGGATAAATCCTATCCGGCGTTAGGGTATATGTTAAAGGGATACTGGCACTATCAACAGACCGATTATAAGGCGGCCGTACAATGTTATCTGAAAGCACATGAATATGCCGTTGAACGGGATAACATCAAGCAGATCATGTCCATTCGCCCTACGATCGCCGTATTAAAAGGAAAATCCGGAGATTACAGGGGAGCATTGCAGATCAACAAGGAACATTTAACAGCCCTTGAAAACGACCCGAAATACAGAAGGATTTACAGTAAAGGCACTTTTAGAGATCATTATGTCCCCTCCTACCTGAATGCGATCTTTAACGTGTCGTTAGGTTATATTGACCTCAGGGCTATAGATTCTGCTAAAAAATATGCCCGTAAGGGAATAAGAGAAACCTTGAGGTATAACGATACGTTGAGGTATTACTGGGGGATATCTGTTGGTGGCAAGGCCGAGTATTACGATGGCAATTACCAGGCGACCCTTGACAGTATGAACAAGGCCATTCCGCATCTTACCAAAAAACCTAATGTGGTTCTGGCTAAATATTATGTGGGAAAATCGTATGAAGGATTAGGCAGGAATAAAAAGGCCCTGGCGACATTTATGGAAGTCGATACGGTTGCCGAAAAAATAGATTATAGCTTCGGAGAGCTGCGAAAGGTCTATGAATACATGATAAATCATTACGGCATAAAACAACAAAAAGACAGTCAGTTAGTATATATAGACAAATTGTTGAAGCTGGATGAAGAACTCCTGGAAACCAGGGCGATGGATGGCAAGATTGCCCGGGAGTACGATACCCCTTACCTGCTGCGCCAAAAGGAAAAACTGATAAACGATCTGGAACAAAAGGACCAGCGGAGCCGGAAACATAAATTGCTTATGCTGGTTGTTGTAGCATTGTTTGCCATACTCCTGGCATATTATTATCAGAAGCAACGAATCTATAAAAGGCGGTACAGGCAATTATTGTCTGAAGATGATGGAGATGCCATGGAGAAAAGGACTTCCACAAGTTCGGGTGACATCCGGGATTCGGGAGTTCCGGAGGAAACGTTCCGGGCTATAGAAAAAGGCCTGTCGAAGTTTGAACGGGAAAAACGGTTTACAAATCCCGATGTTACCTTATACAGCCTGGCTAAAGATTTGGAAACCAACTCTACATATCTTTCCAAAGTAGTCAATACAACCAGACAGATGAACTTCAGTAAATACCTGCACAACCTTCGTATAGATCATGTCATACAACGCCTGAAGAATGAAGAACGGCTGCGTTCATACAGCATGCAGGGAATTGCGGAAGAAGCAGGGTATAATACTGCGCAATCCTTTGCCAATTCGTTTTACCGCAATACCGGCATATACCCTTCCTATTTTGTAAAACGACTTCAGGAAGAGGAGTTTATCGGGAGCCGGGCAGTCTGAATATAAACAATCACAAAACAATCTTTCAAAAATGAAACGTGTTTCAGCGGTGATTATGCTTTTTTGCCTGTTTTTGATGTTTCACAGGGTTGGAGGGCAGGAAGATTCCGGGGATACTCTTTTTCTAAAGAGTTATGACGAATTGAGTGATTTGTTTTATAGATGGCTGCCCAAAGATACATTAATAGCAAAGAAAATAGCAAATGCTTATATAGCCAAAGGACGTGAGAAAGGAGATTCGTTGCGTATGGCCAAGGGGTATTATTATTATGCTGAATTTGGTCCGGAAATGGGTATTCAATATGCAGATACTATTATTAAGCTAACTAAGAGTTCTGAAGATAAATTCCATCCTACAGTTGGATATATGATTAAAGGTTATTGGAATTATCACACTGATAACTATACAGAATCAATAAAGTATTACCTAATAAGTTATAAATATGCATTAAAGAAGAAAAATATTAAACACTTGGTATATATTCGTCCAATGATAGCTGCGTTAAAGAATCGATCAGGAGATCATGAAGGCGCATTGAATATGCAGAAAGAAAATTTATATACTATTGAAAATGATCCGAAGTTTAAAGAGGAATACAGCAAAGATCCGAATCATGGGA contains the following coding sequences:
- a CDS encoding metallophosphoesterase → MWNWVLFVFLYILLGFYAFQAVRVLTKSPFVLYAYLLFSLVIVANFIYHFAILGAERGISGAASYALAYLFILILFQLIVVVFLFGEDLVRLGIGAFHKLSGSAEKSGMPSRRKFLSVVALGVAAIPFTSLLYGMFRGKYDFRVLKYTLEFDDLPDAFDGYKITQISDIHSGSFDNREKVDYAIDLINRQEGDVLLFTGDMVNNKADEMLPWMESFSRLKARDGKYSILGNHDYGDYADWNSEEDKAANLEYLKELQRQLGFDLLLNESRFLERKKDKIALIGVENWGAGGFKKAGDLEKAIRNVDEDAFKILMSHDPSHWEKEVIKHPYHYHLTLSGHTHGMQFGVEIPGLVKWSPIKWRYKYWAGIYREMGQYINVNRGLGFIGYPGRVGIWPEISVIELKKAGKSA
- a CDS encoding thioredoxin family protein, with amino-acid sequence MSKFGELIDISIPVLLDFYTDWNEASTAMHPVLRDVAAALGDKAKVIKIDVDKNQELANALRVKGLPTLMIYKEGEMVWRQSGELDANTLIGLLQEYVQ
- a CDS encoding prolyl oligopeptidase family serine peptidase, with protein sequence MKKRIILIIVMPLIWCSCEKTAKKDMAVTYPETRKTDTTDTYFNTEVKDPYRWLEDDRSPETAAWVKAENKVTFDYLEQLPFRQQLKERLEYLWNYEKVSSPFKEGDYTYYFKNDGLQDQSVLYRKNAEGTEEVFLDPNTFSEDGTVSLGGLNFSKDGDLLAYSISEGGSDWRKVIVMNAASREIIEDTLRDIKFSGVSWKGREGVYYSSYDKPEGSELSAKTDQHKLYYHKLGTPQSEDILIYGGKPEEKHRYIRAKVTEDERYLAISAANSTSGNKLFLKDLQSPGAELVPIIDHEKNDSYLLDNKGTTLYIVTNLDAPNQKVVTTDAADPVPENWKDLIPETENVLSISKGGGYLFAEYMVDAISKVYQYDYEGRKIREIELPGIGTAGGFGGKEDQKTLYYSFTNYNTPGNIYTYDAGSGKSELYWKPEIDFNPDNYTSEQVFYTSKDGTRIPMIITYKKGTELNGKNPAMLYGYGGFNISLQPYFSTTNAIWLEQGGIYAVPNIRGGGEYGKKWHVAGTKMQKQNVFDDFIAAAEYLIDNKYTSPEYLAIRGGSNGGLLVGATMTQRPDLMKVALPAVGVLDMLRYHKFTAGAGWAYDYGTSEDSEAMFKYLLGYSPLHNIKEGTEYPATLITTADHDDRVVPAHSFKFAATLQEKQTGTNPVLIRIETNAGHGAGTPISKTIEQTADIFGFTLYQMGYKELPDPEVIKKEMSE
- a CDS encoding helix-turn-helix domain-containing protein encodes the protein MKYFSALFLKCIFFLTVNTVTGQEQIKDTLFGKTYEELNTLFFEWLPEDTLTARKIAATYIEKGRAEKDSVRMAKGYYYYASRFGPEMGLQYADTIIALTENSTDKSYPALGYMLKGYWHYQQTDYKAAVQCYLKAHEYAVERDNIKQIMSIRPTIAVLKGKSGDYRGALQINKEHLTALENDPKYRRIYSKGTFRDHYVPSYLNAIFNVSLGYIDLRAIDSAKKYARKGIRETLRYNDTLRYYWGISVGGKAEYYDGNYQATLDSMNKAIPHLTKKPNVVLAKYYVGKSYEGLGRNKKALATFMEVDTVAEKIDYSFGELRKVYEYMINHYGIKQQKDSQLVYIDKLLKLDEELLETRAMDGKIAREYDTPYLLRQKEKLINDLEQKDQRSRKHKLLMLVVVALFAILLAYYYQKQRIYKRRYRQLLSEDDGDAMEKRTSTSSGDIRDSGVPEETFRAIEKGLSKFEREKRFTNPDVTLYSLAKDLETNSTYLSKVVNTTRQMNFSKYLHNLRIDHVIQRLKNEERLRSYSMQGIAEEAGYNTAQSFANSFYRNTGIYPSYFVKRLQEEEFIGSRAV